The Gambusia affinis linkage group LG05, SWU_Gaff_1.0, whole genome shotgun sequence region AACCACACCAAAGACACAAGCAACAACTGCAGCAAAAGCCTTCTCTGTGAGAACAAGGTAAGCTTCATGGTTTGTTGCTCTCAGTGGCTTCATAACATCTCAGTGTTTGTGGAAAGGTGAACCTTTGAAGCAAACAAATTCTGGGAAACCTTTCTGCCTTTTCCCCAATAACCTGCctcttctgtgtgtgtctgtgtgagtgtTACAGGCCAAGCTTGTTCAGGCTAttaaaagaatcaaacatgAGGTAGACGAATgcagagaagcagagagagacaCGTACACAGACTCGGTGGAAGTCGAGGTATTTTTGCTGCATTATTCATTCTTCATTCCAACACAAATACACTGCTGTCAGACACAAAAGGTTGAGCTCAACACAGGATATAAGACAGAATAATTAGGACTGAAGCAGTACGAAAACATTGAGGTAAAAGCATGCCtcacaaaaataattcttacAAAAATAGACCCCTGATAAAAAAAGCCATTgtctctggaggagctacagagaTCCACAACTCAGGTGGGATCATcagttaaaagaagaaaattataagaagttatgtttgcttttttttctcccctccaggattttttttggtgggctctagtgtccctcatATGaaggtaggctgacaggaaaggggggaaggcatgcggcaaatgtcgccgggtctgggaatcaaaTCTGCAACGGCCAGGTTCAGagctcaaggcctccaaacgtgggttgcgctatcccctacgccatcACAGCACCCcccatgtttgcatttttgctaACAAGGggcaaaaatgcaaacatgggGGGTttgcaaaaaaccccccatGTTTTTTTGTAGTAACCAGAAAGTTACTACAAAAGACTGGTTTTAGAAAATTCAACCAAGTTACCAGAGATATGCCACACCCACAGTATGACAGAGCTTGATCTATTTTTGAACCATATTTGTTCTTctgtcaaatatatatattttgacattttcaaattatagatcacatgtgtcaaactggAGGCCTGTGGACCAAATCCGATCTGCCATAGCTtcttatgtggccctctagattcaaGACTAAACACTACGTGTGCTTAAATATTCtattttcaatcaaatcaatgcagtttttatctgtttactgccaaattatatcagtCAGTCcttccagtttcttgagaattattgtggaaattcttgcaaaatcaacaaatcctcTCACTTTTTTGCCCTAATAATttggagtttattgcagatttctCTCAAACATTGacaaaactttcttacttgtagtAAACAGCTGTCTCAGTCTTAATCAATGTCAGATTATATTCCATAATCTATTCactgagtaataaaaagtcacatttgctGTCATAATTAAGCGCAAGTAtctcaaatatttccaaatttgtgtcataaacactttgatttttattgcaaaaaaatcacagaaagtATCATGGACATGCCTGAACATCATCCAACAGTTCGATACCTTACAGGTATTGTATCTTACGATTTGCTGCTACAGTTGCATTCTTCTTTGAAGAATCAACTACGATGGACGGACCATGTCAGAGTTTAACTTGTAGAAAATGTCCAGACCAGtaattaattttcttccatttcaaaatGATGCATTCTTTGATGAATCACAGAAAATCTCCCCAAAACAAATTGAAGTTGTTGGTTGTAACATCACAACATGTTAAAAATTCAACAggttcaaacatttttccaaggCATGAAGACATAATCTCACAATATGTTAAAAGAATGGTCTCTCTGAAAAACAAGCTCtgttaaaagacaaataaatcaattcagGCAACCACCATAGagagtttaaacattttgtttttcattgtttgtttcaaaggaatttttccatgttttttttttttttttgccactttgtgtttctgccttTATGATTTTACTGGAATGCATCCAGACTATGACAAGAAAATACCTctgcttttgtgaaaaaatatgatCAAGATAACCATCCATCTACACCTCACTGTGAAATAAATCACTCACAacttctttaattaaaaaacaaattcagcatagcaaaatcatttaatttaatttaatttgcataTAAAATACGTAACAAACCCCTTTCTCTTTTCAGAACAAGTTTGATAAACTAGAACGAGAAATCAGAGCCGAGTTTCAGAACCTCCATCGCTtcctggaggaggaagagtatCAGGAGCTGGAAAGactgaagagagagagacagaaactgctgaagcagctgaaggagagggagaagaagaTAGACGCACAAGGAAGGGACCTGGAGAGAGCAATAAGGGTGCTGAACAGCAAGTTGGCCGAGGAGGATAGTCCTAAACTGTTCAAAGTgaggaaaacatggaggacaGAAGATTACTGGTCTGGTTTATTATTGATATCGTGCTGCAACTACAACAAGAAGCTCTGATGTTCCAGCATGCAGGAAGAAAACGTATAAACATATCATACTTGTTATTTGTTGTGATTATGCCTTCAGACTCAGAGCTTCAGGAAGATCCTGTGCTGCATGTTTGCATCGGAATAAATCTGCAGAGCTGCAATTATTTCGTTCTGCTGCATCTTCTTGGCTCCTGATCAGTTATTGACGCTGATCAGCTAAATAGTTGACTTGTCTAGTTTACAAGTGCAAATCAATGTCTCATTTAAAGCGTAAAGGACAGGAGACAGTCAGTGCATTTGtcagcaaataaaatgttgaaacattGCTTATGAGTCTATTGACTTTGATCATGTTCTAAACTTTGTCTCACTACAGGAAATCCAAGATCTTGTAAAAAGGTAGGTTTATTTTAGTGTTCTTTCATAAATGTATACTTTTGTCCTTCTGTGTGTTGATAATCTGTTCATAGTCTAGTATTCTATTTGCTGTGAGCTCCATGTTAACTTTTCTCTTCTCATTTTGCTGGTTTAGGTCTCAGGTCCACTTCATTCGTCCTGCAGAGGTGGACACAGAGGTCCACTCAGGTTGGTTTGTGGGTCCCATCCAATACAGGATATGGAAACACATGAAAAGCTGCCTCTACCCAAGTATGTGTCTAagctgctttgtaaaagtattcatgaacattttcacatattcTCACATTAAACCTCAAACTATTTTAGCTGAATTTTATGTGCCAGACCAGCACACCACCTTAATAACCACAGGAGTTTGGGGtacagcaataaataaaaaagatgtgataaatagatttttgtcataattttcattgttatcacaatagcactgcaaaataaaattctaagtccATGTCGCCCACCTTGCTGTAAATGTGACATCTTGCTTTGTAGATTGTAAAACTGAGTTGAACATAAACATTACTACGCAACTTCTAAAGGCAGTTGATTGCAGTGGACTTTATTTAGGGGCATTAAATTGAAGGATAATGCAAAATGCATACCTCATTTTtcagaaatctaaaaataaaaatatttccttttccaTTAACTTCAACACTTGCGCTCTACGTATTCTGTGCCATTGCCGTACATGGAGTTTAAAGGATTTATCACCCCTTGTActagtttatttattctattttttgtgttttggatttgttaatttttgcttACTGTTTAGATTCggttcaagttttttttcattctctttgCTTCCTCATCTTCTTCAGCCTGCTGTTCTGCTTTCCTCCCCAGCAGCATTTACTCACCTTTGATTAGCTCTTCTGGTCCCTTTGTCATTTCCACCTTACCTCTGTATATTTACGCTCCGCAGTTCACATTGTTCTCTACTAAATTCTGTTACCTCCATTTTGTCCGTATCttcattaaattataaattccACGACTTTCCCATCCTAGAATTGGGTAATATTTCACTACATTTACTCAGATATATTCACTTGGGTAACATTTTGTAGAAACTACTTTAAGGAGTATTTTTACACCGTGGTTCTtagttttacttgagtaaatttattatgaagtatcatTATTCTtagttgagtaaaatttctgagtaACTTCAGTGAATGGagaacaaacttgttttaacaaaataaattctccAGACTCACGCCTgcagattttattaaagtttcattcatattgaaataaattgatttggaaacattttttttgtttgattattttgtattaattattttcattttggtctttaaatatcaacatttaAGTGTAACTTTATACTTTGTTCCATCTGattatatcatttttaaattttaaatgatttttttttgctcagttaCTCAATCCTTGAACTgcttttttaccaaatacctttttattcttttgtgagAAATTTCTTGAAcagcttttacttttacttgagtaaaaatgagTTGAAGTAGCTGCTACTCTAACTTGAGTAAATGTTACTAACTGATCACACATGACACCATATTTTGTtcgtctatcacataaaattgtTTGGTTTGGTGTGACGAAACGTGAAAACACTCAAAGGATGTAAGAACTTGTATTGAACATCTTTGACAGCAATATAGGCTCATTAAATCTCTCTGAACTTAAAACTGTTTCTGCCTTTAGATATTACATCGGTGAGGTTTGACCCGGACACTGCCCACCCTAATCTATGCTTGTCTGAGTCCTGCACTTCCGTTTGGTTCGATGAAGAGAAAGATGCTTCAGAGGTCCAGGCCAACCCACGTCGGTTCCACTATTACTACTGTCTCCTGGGCCACCAGGGCTTCAGCACCGGCCGACACTACTGGGAGGTGGAGGTGGGCTACAAGACGGCGTGGAGGCTGGGTGTGGCGCGGGAGGATGTTCCCAGAGGAGAAACGACGGCGACCGGAACCTCAATCGGCCTCTGGACTTTGGCCTTCAAGGGCGGATCTGTTTTGGCCTGCACAGATCCGGAACCCACCAAGATCACCGTGTCCACCCAGCTGGTCCGCATCGGTGTGTTCTTGGATTGTGAGGGCGAGGAGGTGACTTTCTACAATGCTGTTACCATGGCGCCCATTTACACTTTCTCCATGGAAACCGTCATGGTTCCCCTGTTTCCCTTCTTCAACCCGTGTGACACAGACGAAGGAAAGAACACAGCGCCAATCACAATCTTTAACCCCTTGCTTTAGGACCTCAGCAGCTGGATTGATGGACAAACTGAATCCTAGAAGaatcattaaaatgtaatttatttctcaGTTTGCTTGATGCCAAACAGGTTCTGGTTTATTGTCTCGTTTTCATTTCTGGCAgcctaaatttatttaaaggggcagtattatgtgttctCCAGCCATGTAGTGTCATTTGATAAATGcaccttcagttgttatcaAAATGCTGTATAGATCAAATAtgacgtaaaaaaaaatttgactgtAATTTCACCCCTCGAAATTGggccactgtctctttaagaaactctttttctttcttacactGTCCCATTAGAGTTCtaccaagtgtttgctaattgctgctggctagtctggaggagtttCATCTCAAAGGcagagctaggtccacccaggcgctTTGCTCAGCTGAATATTTACCAcaggagattgaaggatttctcaaacatgcatgaaagaataaaagcaacactccaggtgtgtttttgatcaGGGAATAATATTATAGCATGATATGAAGGTCAAATAAGTCagttttacataacactgcccctatAATTTAAGCATTATaggaacaaaaagaaatgtaaattattactaataattattgtaaatggaaaaaatttaTGTTCAGACTGATTGTTTTCTCTAATGCAGAATGAGCAGCCAAGTCACACAATGTctgcatttattaaaatgattttcagaCTGGTCTTTTATTAGCATGTAAAGTGGACTCTTTAGAAAATAGAAGCAACCAGCAGCAGGTGCAAAGAGCTACATGACGTAACCTTTGGCTTGCTTATAAATATCTCTGCTATGTTGCTATGTCACCTCCCTGCAAGGTTATGGGAGCTCAAAAAATGGCGCAGGGAATGAGAGGTGAGGGAATGGTGCTTGATATCTTAAATGTAACTATAGTTGACactaaatgatttattaaacttAGAATAGAAAGGAAAAGCCCTGGGATCAAACCGGCTGTGCTGCTGTGTGACAGACAAAGACAAGAAGACAGAAGACGACATAacctttttgtttattcttagTATTCATTTAGGcatgaaataaagacaaaaaagtgaCCAATTGTCAATACAAAACATCTGTGTGAAGAATTGTGCAAAATGGAAGAACAGAGAGACCATGTGGGGATGCCACCCTACAAACAGTCCATCACAGCAGCAGTGATCAGAGAGGACAGACATGACTGGCTTATTGTAAGGAGAACCTGTGGTGGCAACAGAGGTGGGTTCTCTCTTTGAGTTGTCAGAATGTTTCTGGAACCGGTACGATGTGATAACTCTGATCTAGCTACACAAAGCCTTTGCTGGGtgcaagaaatgaaaaaaacaaaggcgggTCATGTTCAATACTTTGTCTTAACAGAACAGCCCTGTAATCTAGAGACACCCCTCGagtaaaaagccttaaaataaattacttttttcctgctgcagcataATCTTCTATTGACAACTATTTATAGACAAACATTTAGACAGGCAGCATGGAGGTGAATCAGAAGGTCCTTCCTGGTCTGTGATCTTTCTGCATcgggtttgcatgttcttcttAAGCATGCTTTGGTTCTCTCTGGGCATGAAAACCTGACTGTTGGTTTGACTCTGAAATGGTCTGTGTGTCATTTTGGCACCCTGTGATGAACTCGGGACACATCCTGAGAGAACCAGGCCCACAACGGGCAGGATAGGAAGAAATCATGATGCCATCCacttacactgcaaaagcacaaaatcttaccaagaattttGAGcgtagtttctactgcaaatgtcTCGGTAtccttgaaataagacaaaactgattCATCAGTAAGATTTCggcaagatacaggagcttgttttaagtcaataattccttggtatctgtgaaaaaaattatagttaTAGTTgtagacatttttcccatataaGTTGAAATgtgtggcagattatttcacttattgtTAATACTtttgtcatcaatattaaggaattgctCACTTAAAACAAGTCACTATATCTTGTTGGAAAgctgcttgtaagttagttgtgtcttattccaagtgaactaagatatttgcattagaaactagaccaaaaactcctggtaagattttgtgtttttgcagtgtaagcgTTCCACATCATCACAGAGCCTCCACTGTACTTCACAAAAGGAAAGACATATTGTGTTTTGAACATCAGTCTTTTGTTGTTCACAAAACCCcagtaatgtttgttttcacatagTTCAATCTGGATAAAGTTTACAGTTCCAGATAATGGCACAGGGTAGCAAACACCccatgttttaatttgtgatcTGATCAGaataagtctttttttctgccatgcTTGCCATGTTTAGAGTGTCTGATGGATTTTATGGCGACTTGATGACACAAAAATGCCTCTTATCTTAAGTTCTGTCTTCAATGTGTATGGTAGACTTGAGTCCTTATCAGCTTAGTTTGCTAAACTTTTTTAAGTGTAGACATTGGCAAGTTAAGGTAAGTAGCAATTTCTTTAAGACCTTTTCTAATTTCTAAAGAGCATCACAAACCGGCCTTTCTTGAATTACATATTCTCTGATCCTTTCCATCTTTTTTAAGTTAAGTGAGCAAGAAAAAATAAGCCTCCATAATATGTCATATGtataaaggaaaacagaaagtcatAGATTAATAACTTAAACTATCTATACTCTTTGATCTACATAAACTTTTAAGTATggatcagttttatttgtgacaGTTGTGACTTTGTTAAAATTAGCTATTTTGTTTCTCTGACTAAATGTCAagttggatttttctaaatatttaatgagatTATGCTGCTGCAATAGAATATCGCATTTATTATAATGCTTTTTACACATCATCCATCATTGAagatattatatataaaatgttttgtgagaACATCCTGTTTGCCACCAGGAAGTGACTAAAGACAATCCAATAAACATCGTAggcactgaaacaaaaacaaaacaagctcaaATATCAATACTTTACTTCgtgtttagttatttttttttttcttttagtggtTCTGAACACATCCACGCTCTTGGCTTGAAACACAGTTTGAGCAGGCACATGGATaccaaacacacagacagtGCACATTTCACTCTGTACAAACCGCCAGTGCATAGATTCAGCAcacatttgatcatttatacATCATAAACCAAACCGTAGGCACACAGACGCAACAGACGGGTCCCGGACACACAACAACTGCAACACTGATATATCACTTCGCATAGGTACGACTTGTGGACGATAAGAAGCTCAGAACATGTCTTGGGCATGCTGCGGTTGATGATTAAAGTGACGTAGGCGAAGCATGTTTAATACAGTGTAAGAGATATGTTTCACTGATAACTGCGCTAAAAGGAGCTAATATCTGGGTTGTTACATTAGTTCAAGACATTAGTGAAGATTAGTATATATAGCATCTGTAAAAGCATTTATATATTGGATTTAAGGTTGGggagaaaattttaattagttCAGGTTTCATTTGTTTAATGTGAGACAAGAAGTACTTTATACATTAGGAACATTCAGCCACTGAAGGGTTAAACTGGCAAACACATGCATTATTTACAGTGTGTGTtgtttcatgtgtgtgtgtgtgtgtgtgtttatataaaGGTTATTGTCAGTATTGCCAAATGTGACGGTGGTTCCCACACAGATCCAGGCAGTCCCTTACAGTGATTTACATTACAAATTTTCATTCTGACTGCAGATGTTGTTGGTTTATACGACTCTGAGGCACATTTGTATACGcatataatttcaatttgtgttgttttcgtATCAAATCTGACATCTTCTTTTATGGCTTTTTAAGAAATCATCATCATTTACTTCTAAGAATTGAATCAGGAAAAACTACGAAGGAAGTGCAGCTGAATGatttactttgaataattttttgctGCTTCTGTATTTCCAAAGTTTTTAGTTAATTCCAGGATATAAAACTTGTACCAGGGAAACATGAGGTagaaaaatttatttccttacataaatatgtatttatgcaCCTGTTTTGTTACTAGGGAAAACTTACAATGaaattgttttggttgcatttttgTATACCGCCGGACACACTCAAACCAGGTTAAAAGAGACAGTGTGAACGCACCAATTAAAACCTCACACTGTACTCACCTTAAAGAGACAGCTCAGAATTTTTGAAGTCAAGTTAAAGATTACAGCTAATTAACATTAAACCTCCAGTAGATAACTCATTTACTATAAATTCAGATTAGTTGATGCCAAGACCAAAATGAACTTCtactcctttaaaaaaaatactggctAATGTGAATACTTATGTAGAAATCTTTAAACCATTGTCACATTTTAAGTggttattaataaaaatataatgtttatatACATGGTAAAGTTTGGAGGCCGTGCACCACCAATAATCTTCCTCCGTGAAACATGGCCTCAGAATGAAACTTGTAAAGCGattcttttcagagaaactcTCTGTTATAAAAGTAAGAAAGagtaaaaatcaacaaaatagcACTAATATAAACCGCCGTAGTATTTTTTGCACTATGCAACACTTTATTTATATGTGAGTTACTCTGACCTTAAACCCTTTGGAGGTGGCTCTCAGTTCGTTTCACATTTGAAGGTTTGTGGTGGTTCAACAGATCTCCATTTTCCAGAACAATAATTATtagcttctgtttatttaatgcaaatgaAACTGGTTTAAAGGTTCCTGCAGTTATTCTGTTATAGAAGTACAGTTTAATCTTGGCCCCTCTCGGACTTGCTGTCAATCTAATATAACctgtatttatgtaaaataaagacaCCAAGAGACACTGAAGGTAAATGTTAACTCCTTCAATTTTTCACCAGaacctcattaaaaaaatctgaactattCTGATAACAGAGagagatttttgctttttgccaCTGCCACCAAAACATATCAACATGTGCTGGGTCCAATTTGTCCTGTAAGAGGAATTCACTGGGATTTTTTGCTTGTTGTGACGCCAACTACTATTTATAAACCTATAACGTAACATAATCTATGGTTAGTGGctgattgtaaatatttattttgaaacaattgtatttattcattttaatcgTAATGACAAAACTATCCAGATCCCTCTGGTTAAAAGTGTAGATACCATTTCTCTTATTGTTTTGTATTCGGCTTCTCATAAATTCAGAGTTTCAAGTTTTAGTCGAATGTACTAAATTgctttaaagtaaaagaaaacagatataaaaaaggaaaattagcaaggaaaaacaaataaacatgttacTAGAGGAATAGCGTTCCACCTGTTTGGGATTTGTTTCAGAATTTCCTCCTTGGAAAACCaatatgaagcagaaaaaggaaGGTAA contains the following coding sequences:
- the si:ch73-54f23.4 gene encoding zinc-binding protein A33 — protein: MYQNHTKDTSNNCSKSLLCENKAKLVQAIKRIKHEVDECREAERDTYTDSVEVENKFDKLEREIRAEFQNLHRFLEEEEYQELERLKRERQKLLKQLKEREKKIDAQGRDLERAIRVLNSKLAEEDSPKLFKEIQDLVKRSQVHFIRPAEVDTEVHSGWFVGPIQYRIWKHMKSCLYPNITSVRFDPDTAHPNLCLSESCTSVWFDEEKDASEVQANPRRFHYYYCLLGHQGFSTGRHYWEVEVGYKTAWRLGVAREDVPRGETTATGTSIGLWTLAFKGGSVLACTDPEPTKITVSTQLVRIGVFLDCEGEEVTFYNAVTMAPIYTFSMETVMVPLFPFFNPCDTDEGKNTAPITIFNPLL